In Raphanus sativus cultivar WK10039 chromosome 5, ASM80110v3, whole genome shotgun sequence, the following proteins share a genomic window:
- the LOC108834287 gene encoding uncharacterized protein LOC108834287 produces MLKTEKSCVASDSTITTKFGVRPPSTYSMKIQSLSQLKTLFSGTDGYKSRTFSSGKYNWRLVIYPNGNEKDNGTRFISVYVELDSTALESTVLAYLTFFVYNKKENKYFTIQDTEGKQFNALRPVWGFPRVLLLDTFSDPKNGYVFDGDQCEFGVDVMVPLTNWEVVSFTQKPSNPKFYLTIEKFSKLKEHCYVSSKFLIEGRNWVIKLYPKGYNATCSTWLSLFLHLAEGEIMKTGEEIYMQCDVRILDPFGCNHVTRKLNDNISNKGRGCLELMSLAKLANAYLDKQDSLKAEIEFDVVSTTKYS; encoded by the exons ATGTTGAAAACAGAGAAGTCATGCGTCGCTTCAGATTCTACCATTACTACCAAGTTTGGAGTTCGTCCTCCTTCTACCTATTCCATGAAGATCCAAAGCCTCTCTCAACTCAAAACTCTCTTCTCTGGTACTGACGGATACAAGTCCCGTACCTTCTCTTCCGGCAAATACAACTG GAGATTGGTTATATATCCAAACGGAAACGAGAAAGACAACGGGACAAGGTTTATTTCAGTGTATGTTGAATTAGATAGTACAGCTCTAGAGTCCACGGTCTTGGCATATCTCACCTTCTTCGTCTAcaacaagaaagaaaacaaatactttACTATTCAAG ATACTGAAGGGAAGCAGTTCAATGCATTAAGACCGGTGTGGGGGTTTCCGCGAGTACTTCTGCTTGATACATTCAGTGATCCTAAAAACGGATATGTCTTTGATGGAGATCAGTGTGAGTTTGGTGTTGATGTGATGGTTCCACTTACCAATTGGGAAGTTGTCTCCTTTACTCAGAAACCCTCCAATCCAAAGTTCTATTTGACGATCGAAAAATTCTCTAAGTTGAAAGAGCACTGCTACGTATCAAGCAAGTTCTTAATAGAAGGAAGGAATTG GGTGATTAAGCTGTATCCTAAAGGCTACAACGCTACATGTTCCACATGGTTGTCCCTCTTTTTGCATTTAGCCGAGGGTGAAATAATGAAGACAGGTGAGGAGATTTATATGCAGTGTGATGTGCGAATTCTCGACCCGTTTGGATGTAACCACGTGACTCGGAAGC TTAATGATAATATCTCGAACAAAGGTCGGGGTTGCCTTGAACTTATGTCGTTGGCTAAACTTGCGAATGCTTATTTGGACAAACAAGACTCTTTGAAAGCAGAGATCGAATTTGATGTTGTTTCTACCACCAAATACTCATGA
- the LOC108859619 gene encoding proline-rich receptor-like protein kinase PERK8, whose product MLCYVGKATKIFIFIVTVVVVIGLVVGFGIHRRHSHHCSGDYCSSPSDSSSPFITPFPNPNPNPPVLGSSPPAPPDSSSSSSSSSPNPSVPITPTPPAPIVNPSSPPPPSNLNSPPQLQPPPPDSDTTTAPPPPASQISIAPPPPAVKSASPPLNPPSSVVNTPAPVHAKLVND is encoded by the coding sequence ATGCTCTGCTATGTTGGAAAAGCAACCAAGATTTTCATTTTCATCGTCACTGTTGTTGTCGTCATTGGTCTCGTCGTAGGCTTCGGTATCCACCGTCGTCACTCACACCACTGCTCCGGCGACTATTGCTCATCTCCCTCCGATTCCTCTTCCCCTTTCATAACTCCTTTTCCTAATCCTAACCCGAACCCGCCTGTACTCGGATCTTCCCCACCCGCCCCACCcgactcatcatcatcatcatcatcatcatcaccaaacCCATCTGTTCCAATCACCCCAACTCCGCCGGCGCCGATTGTAAACCCGAGTTCTCCTCCGCCTCCGTCTAATTTGAATTCTCCGCCGCAATTACAACCTCCTCCGCCGGATTCAGATACAACCACCGCACCGCCACCACCTGCATCGCAGATATCAATCGCGCCGCCACCTCCAGCGGTAAAATCGGCATCACCGCCGTTAAATCCGCCGAGCTCCGTCGTCAACACCCCCGCTCCTGTGCATGCGAAGCTGGTGAACGACTAA